In Methanococcoides sp. LMO-2, a single window of DNA contains:
- a CDS encoding ATP-binding protein, whose amino-acid sequence MAENDNVFEISVSDNGIGIPEEKQEVIFETFRQADSSTSKQYGGTGLGLALVRKYVEMHGGNIWVDSEEGVGSTFTFTIPSGSGLK is encoded by the coding sequence ATGGCCGAGAACGATAACGTATTTGAAATCTCTGTGTCAGATAACGGTATTGGTATCCCTGAGGAAAAGCAGGAAGTGATCTTTGAGACTTTCAGGCAGGCAGACTCATCGACCTCAAAACAATACGGTGGTACAGGTCTGGGACTTGCTCTGGTCAGGAAATATGTTGAGATGCATGGCGGTAACATCTGGGTTGACAGTGAAGAAGGCGTTGGAAGCACCTTCACTTTTACCATTCCTTCGGGTTCCGGCCTCAAATGA
- a CDS encoding NAD(P)-dependent alcohol dehydrogenase has protein sequence MKAIVCERYGPPEVLQLKDVTKPVPKDNEVLIKIHATPVTTGDSNVRNSVYVPPGLGPLARLMFGITKPKISIFGGVLAGEIEAIGKDVDSFKVGDQVFGTTGYTLGTYAEYKCMPEDGVLALKPVNLTYEETAVIPFGALTALYFLRDMANVRSGQKVLVNGASGGVGSSAVQIAKFFGAEVTGVCSTRNLELVKSLGADNIIDYTKEDFTKNGEVYDIILDTVVGKTSFSRCKNSLSQNGFYLSVAGGLNDLLQKLWTSKIGSKKVIFGGGEACEKKESLLFLKELIESGKLKPVLDRSYPLEQIAEAFTYAEQGHKKGNVAITVGHDDRK, from the coding sequence ATGAAAGCAATTGTATGCGAAAGATACGGACCACCAGAAGTTCTTCAGCTCAAGGATGTAACAAAACCTGTTCCTAAGGACAATGAAGTTCTCATAAAAATTCATGCAACACCCGTAACTACGGGAGATTCTAATGTTCGGAATTCTGTTTATGTTCCTCCCGGTTTAGGCCCTCTGGCACGATTAATGTTTGGTATCACAAAACCAAAAATCAGTATATTTGGAGGTGTGCTTGCCGGGGAAATTGAAGCAATAGGCAAGGATGTCGACTCGTTTAAGGTAGGTGACCAGGTTTTTGGAACTACCGGGTATACTCTTGGTACTTATGCCGAGTACAAATGCATGCCTGAAGATGGAGTGCTTGCATTAAAACCGGTTAATCTGACATATGAGGAAACCGCAGTGATTCCTTTTGGAGCACTAACTGCATTATATTTCCTCAGGGACATGGCAAATGTCCGGAGTGGACAAAAGGTTCTTGTGAATGGTGCTTCAGGGGGAGTTGGTAGTTCAGCCGTACAGATTGCCAAATTCTTTGGTGCAGAGGTGACAGGAGTATGCAGCACCCGGAATCTGGAATTGGTGAAGTCTCTGGGAGCTGACAATATCATCGATTATACGAAAGAGGATTTTACCAAAAATGGTGAAGTTTATGACATTATTCTTGACACGGTAGTAGGCAAAACATCGTTTTCAAGATGCAAAAACTCGCTGAGCCAGAATGGGTTCTATCTTTCAGTTGCCGGTGGCCTGAATGATCTACTTCAAAAGCTCTGGACTTCGAAAATCGGCAGCAAAAAAGTGATCTTTGGCGGAGGGGAAGCATGTGAGAAAAAAGAGAGTTTGCTTTTCCTCAAAGAACTCATTGAATCCGGAAAACTAAAACCGGTTTTAGACAGAAGCTACCCGCTAGAACAAATTGCAGAAGCTTTCACATATGCCGAACAAGGTCACAAGAAGGGAAATGTGGCTATAACTGTAGGACACGATGATCGGAAATAA
- a CDS encoding type 1 glutamine amidotransferase family protein, producing MTKIAYLYVLNTMADWEPSYLIAELNSGRYFRKNASEYTVRTVGITKEPVVTMGGLRIEPDISLDELMTNDAGVLILPGGDTWLEDIHTPILEKAKEFLDAGITVGAICGATLGFAKAGLLDNRLHTSNDLDYLKAICPDYTGESFYRQEPAVTDGNLITASGIAPLEFAKEVISNLDVFSAQTLEAWYELYVTHKTQYFYALMKSLEE from the coding sequence ATGACTAAAATAGCTTATCTTTACGTTCTTAACACGATGGCCGACTGGGAGCCGAGTTACCTGATAGCTGAATTGAATTCCGGCCGTTATTTCAGGAAGAATGCAAGCGAATACACGGTCAGGACAGTAGGTATTACAAAAGAGCCTGTTGTTACCATGGGTGGGTTGCGTATTGAGCCAGACATTAGCCTTGATGAATTAATGACTAACGATGCCGGAGTGCTGATCCTGCCAGGTGGCGATACCTGGCTTGAAGATATTCACACGCCAATACTGGAGAAAGCAAAGGAGTTCCTGGATGCAGGTATCACTGTTGGTGCCATATGTGGTGCAACTCTGGGTTTTGCTAAAGCCGGCCTTCTGGATAACAGACTCCATACAAGTAACGATCTGGATTACCTGAAAGCGATCTGTCCCGATTACACCGGAGAATCATTTTATCGTCAGGAGCCTGCTGTGACTGATGGTAACCTTATAACTGCCTCAGGGATTGCCCCTCTTGAATTCGCAAAGGAAGTTATCAGTAATCTGGATGTATTTTCGGCTCAGACCCTTGAAGCATGGTATGAATTATATGTTACTCATAAGACGCAGTATTTCTATGCACTTATGAAGTCGCTGGAAGAGTGA
- a CDS encoding 4Fe-4S double cluster binding domain-containing protein, whose protein sequence is MSLKEEIQERAFEEGFQLFGVSDLEKLETVDFPDDRGMVKPSEVMPEAKSAFVMGLVLWDEGLNAAISSVSTGDFSGGEADYYNLYYEVTETRAWRLISWLNEKGYKAVPSHAVHEKVAAYLAGLGFIGHNTQVITPEYGPRVRWVTVLTDAELEPDEPFERDLCSEQPLCQEHSQCVKSCPYQAIIPGPSQGVEPGKKVIYDKCVVSHEFDKDVSPQNEKHIRRITKRGFMECTICNLICPYGKPVEESIIPGKRGLD, encoded by the coding sequence ATGAGCTTAAAAGAAGAGATTCAGGAACGTGCTTTTGAGGAAGGTTTCCAGCTTTTTGGTGTTTCGGATCTCGAAAAACTGGAAACGGTTGATTTCCCGGATGACAGGGGGATGGTGAAACCATCTGAAGTCATGCCAGAAGCCAAATCGGCATTTGTAATGGGTTTAGTTCTCTGGGATGAAGGTTTAAATGCAGCGATATCATCTGTGAGTACCGGGGATTTTTCTGGAGGGGAAGCTGACTATTACAACCTGTATTACGAAGTGACCGAAACTCGTGCATGGCGTTTGATTTCTTGGTTAAATGAAAAAGGATACAAAGCGGTTCCATCCCATGCAGTCCATGAAAAGGTTGCCGCGTATCTTGCAGGATTGGGATTTATAGGACACAATACTCAGGTTATAACACCTGAATACGGGCCAAGAGTTAGATGGGTAACAGTATTGACAGATGCAGAACTTGAGCCCGATGAACCCTTTGAACGGGATCTATGTTCAGAACAACCCCTTTGTCAGGAACATTCTCAGTGTGTTAAAAGCTGTCCCTATCAGGCGATCATTCCTGGCCCTTCCCAAGGAGTAGAACCTGGAAAGAAAGTCATTTACGACAAATGTGTAGTTTCCCATGAATTTGACAAAGACGTTTCTCCTCAAAATGAGAAACACATACGTCGTATAACAAAAAGGGGATTCATGGAGTGTACAATATGCAATCTGATATGTCCCTATGGAAAACCAGTGGAAGAAAGCATAATTCCTGGTAAAAGAGGACTTGATTGA
- a CDS encoding toll/interleukin-1 receptor domain-containing protein has translation MITRVYISHSEKDTGLARELEQALWAVNLESFSSVLKKTESLSESELIGFGIRHSDCVVVILTMDGILSPKVNEEIGFAVGTDQLVIPLLEYGEKLPSLISHLPAIGFSRDTFEDALGVVIKDIRQLTKLDWLKIKCPHCGEEMTQYITPQEEVEKVLLEGHDLKTMCSYCENTISLDPRTFRPRSPE, from the coding sequence ATGATAACCAGAGTATATATTTCCCACTCTGAGAAAGATACGGGTCTTGCCAGGGAGCTGGAGCAGGCCTTGTGGGCTGTGAATCTGGAGAGCTTTTCCTCTGTGCTCAAAAAGACCGAATCGCTGTCCGAATCAGAACTTATAGGCTTTGGCATTCGCCATTCGGATTGTGTTGTCGTGATACTCACAATGGACGGGATACTATCACCAAAAGTAAACGAGGAAATTGGTTTTGCTGTTGGTACCGACCAGCTGGTGATCCCGTTGCTTGAATACGGAGAGAAATTACCATCCCTGATAAGTCATCTACCAGCAATTGGTTTTTCAAGGGATACCTTTGAAGATGCGCTGGGAGTTGTCATAAAAGATATCCGTCAGCTTACTAAGCTGGACTGGCTGAAGATCAAATGTCCACACTGCGGAGAGGAGATGACGCAGTATATCACACCTCAGGAAGAGGTCGAGAAAGTTCTCCTGGAAGGTCACGATCTCAAGACCATGTGCAGCTACTGTGAGAATACGATCTCACTGGATCCAAGGACGTTCAGACCTCGCTCCCCGGAATGA
- a CDS encoding VTT domain-containing protein, with protein sequence MDNSEIHDQDTGMCPHYDGKRNLQVIGLIILFIASWSILLFYHPPAEIVEKLGVRNVYIFVFLLAMIGGVSTFTSTTFYTALITISIGGVNSVWIALFASIGLTFGDLVFYYLGTKGRQCIKGRYEGNVHRLTKWMEGIDDRVTMLMIFLYSLTPLPSDVIAVALAIVRFPFRKMIVPLFAGNFTLIVLLVELSKLGYSLI encoded by the coding sequence ATGGACAACTCAGAAATACATGATCAGGATACAGGGATGTGCCCGCACTATGACGGAAAAAGGAATCTACAGGTCATCGGCCTGATAATTCTGTTCATCGCCTCGTGGTCAATCCTGCTATTTTACCACCCTCCGGCAGAGATAGTAGAAAAGCTGGGGGTGCGCAATGTCTACATATTTGTCTTCCTGCTGGCAATGATAGGCGGAGTTTCCACATTTACCTCCACAACATTCTACACCGCCCTGATCACAATATCCATCGGAGGAGTGAATTCAGTATGGATCGCATTGTTCGCAAGCATAGGGCTTACTTTCGGTGACCTTGTATTCTACTACCTTGGTACAAAAGGAAGGCAGTGCATTAAGGGAAGATATGAAGGCAACGTCCATCGCCTTACAAAATGGATGGAAGGTATCGATGACAGGGTGACCATGCTGATGATCTTCCTTTACTCCCTCACACCCCTTCCAAGCGATGTGATCGCAGTAGCACTTGCAATAGTGAGGTTCCCATTCCGGAAAATGATCGTACCCCTGTTCGCGGGTAATTTTACACTTATCGTATTGCTTGTGGAGCTTTCAAAACTGGGATATAGCCTGATCTGA
- a CDS encoding ribulose-bisphosphate carboxylase yields MSSIYEDLVSSLDSKQAAYVNLELPDPTNGEYLLGVFHLIPGGELNILQAAAEIAAESSTGTNFKVNTETKFSRVMNALVYQLDLERNLVWVAYPWRLFDRGGNVQNILTYIVGNILGMKEISALKLLDVWFPPSMLEQYDGPGFTVDDMREYLGVYDRPILGTIVKPKMGLTSAEYAEVCYDFWVGGGDFVKNDEPQANQDFCPYDKMVLHVKEAMDKAVKETGQKKVHSFNVSAADFDTMIERCEMIVNAGFEPGSYAFLIDGITAGWMAIQTIRRRYPNVFLHFHRAAHGAFTRPENPIGFSVLVLSKFARLAGASGIHTGTAGVGKMKGTPEEDVVAAHGIQYLSSTGHFFEQSWTKIMDTDKDAINLVHEDTAHHVILDDDSWRGMKKCCPIVSGGLNPVRLKPFIDVMGNVDFITTMGSGVHAHPEGTQSGAKALVQACDAYLKGIDIAEYAKDHKELAQAIEFFPKV; encoded by the coding sequence ATGAGCTCGATTTATGAAGATCTGGTCAGTTCGCTCGATTCCAAACAGGCAGCTTATGTTAATCTGGAACTTCCGGACCCGACCAACGGGGAATATCTTCTTGGGGTCTTTCACTTAATTCCCGGGGGAGAATTAAATATATTGCAGGCCGCCGCTGAGATTGCAGCGGAATCATCCACAGGTACGAACTTCAAAGTTAATACTGAGACCAAATTTTCCAGGGTCATGAATGCTCTGGTCTACCAGCTTGATCTGGAAAGGAACCTTGTCTGGGTTGCTTATCCATGGAGGCTTTTTGACAGGGGAGGAAATGTACAGAACATTCTGACATACATTGTTGGAAACATTCTGGGAATGAAGGAGATCTCAGCACTGAAGCTGCTGGATGTATGGTTCCCACCATCCATGCTCGAGCAGTATGACGGTCCCGGCTTTACTGTTGATGACATGAGGGAATACCTCGGTGTCTACGACAGGCCGATCCTCGGTACAATTGTAAAACCAAAGATGGGACTCACTTCTGCAGAGTACGCTGAGGTCTGCTACGACTTCTGGGTAGGCGGAGGAGATTTCGTCAAGAACGACGAGCCTCAGGCAAACCAGGACTTCTGCCCATATGACAAGATGGTACTGCATGTAAAGGAGGCCATGGACAAAGCGGTCAAGGAGACCGGCCAGAAAAAGGTCCACTCTTTCAATGTTTCAGCCGCTGACTTTGACACCATGATCGAAAGGTGTGAAATGATCGTCAATGCAGGTTTCGAGCCTGGAAGCTATGCATTCCTTATCGACGGTATCACCGCTGGATGGATGGCTATCCAGACCATCAGGAGACGATATCCGAATGTTTTCCTGCACTTCCACAGGGCAGCTCACGGAGCTTTCACAAGACCTGAGAACCCCATCGGTTTTTCAGTCCTTGTCCTGTCCAAGTTCGCACGCCTTGCCGGTGCTTCAGGTATCCACACAGGTACAGCAGGTGTAGGTAAGATGAAAGGAACACCTGAAGAGGATGTAGTAGCTGCACACGGTATCCAGTATCTCAGTTCCACCGGCCACTTCTTCGAGCAGTCATGGACCAAGATCATGGACACAGATAAGGATGCAATAAATCTTGTTCATGAAGATACGGCTCACCATGTGATCCTTGATGATGACAGCTGGAGAGGCATGAAGAAATGCTGTCCTATCGTTTCCGGTGGACTGAATCCTGTAAGACTCAAGCCATTCATCGATGTCATGGGCAATGTTGATTTCATCACAACCATGGGCTCAGGTGTCCATGCACATCCTGAAGGGACACAGTCAGGAGCAAAAGCACTTGTTCAGGCATGTGATGCTTACCTTAAAGGAATTGACATTGCAGAATATGCCAAAGATCACAAGGAACTGGCACAGGCCATTGAGTTCTTCCCGAAGGTCTGA
- a CDS encoding carboxymuconolactone decarboxylase family protein, protein MSSKNIEQNIGFSDLKDRLFADNNLEGKTKRLIALGSAVAINCDECVDNQKNLARKAGFTDDEINEDIAIAALIRFGSGLKHID, encoded by the coding sequence ATGAGTTCGAAAAACATTGAACAAAATATCGGATTTTCAGATCTGAAGGACAGATTATTCGCAGACAATAATTTGGAAGGTAAAACTAAGAGATTAATAGCATTGGGAAGTGCGGTTGCTATCAATTGTGATGAATGTGTAGATAATCAGAAAAACCTTGCCAGAAAAGCAGGATTTACAGATGATGAGATCAATGAAGATATCGCCATTGCTGCACTCATACGATTTGGAAGCGGGTTAAAGCACATCGATTAA
- a CDS encoding ArsR family transcriptional regulator, translating to MDLDEIARKKQKLIQKMNESGKERNPSEDHAIGLKTLQNPKRRMIMEFLADGSKSLDQIKIELDMNDMQAKLNLDMLEDAFYISKLDSSDKTEYELTIRGDAYLENVKTGGKK from the coding sequence ATGGATCTAGATGAAATTGCCAGAAAAAAACAGAAATTGATACAAAAGATGAATGAAAGTGGAAAAGAGCGAAATCCTTCAGAAGACCATGCAATTGGTTTGAAAACACTTCAAAACCCCAAACGCAGGATGATAATGGAGTTTTTAGCGGATGGATCAAAAAGTCTTGATCAGATAAAGATTGAACTCGATATGAACGACATGCAGGCAAAACTTAACCTCGATATGCTGGAGGATGCATTCTATATCAGCAAACTCGATTCTTCTGATAAAACAGAATATGAGTTAACCATCCGGGGCGATGCATATTTAGAAAATGTAAAAACAGGTGGTAAAAAATGA